A stretch of DNA from Pseudomonas sp. HN11:
GGCATGCACTGCGTGCTGGTGAGGCCGCGACGCGCGTATCGACCATCACTCAGGTGGAAGAAAAAACCGGTCGCACCGGCTCGCTGTTGTTTGTCACTGTGCGCCACGACTATTCCCAGGATGGCCGCGTTGCGATCCGCGAGGAACAGGACATCGTCTATCGCGAGCCCACGCCACCCAAATCTGGCAGTGGAGAAGCGCTTGAGCAGGGTGACTGGTCTGAAGCCGTCGACCCCACGCCAACCCTGTTGTTTCGCTACAGCGCCGTGACCTTCAACGGTCACCGCATTCATTACGACTACCCCTACGTCACTGGCACCGAAGGCTACTCAGGCCTGGTGGTGCATGGGCCCTTGATCGCCACCCTGAACCTGCGCGCATTCTGCCGTGCCCATCCAGATAAAACCCTGCGCCGTTTTGCCTATCGCGGCGTGCGCCCGCTGATTG
This window harbors:
- a CDS encoding FAS1-like dehydratase domain-containing protein, translating into MSATDWIGRSETAHDHLSQNLLKRIAATFGEAVPEDGADIPPLWQWCFFQNPLPETALGTDGHPARGGFLPPADNRNRMWAGGRIEFRHALRAGEAATRVSTITQVEEKTGRTGSLLFVTVRHDYSQDGRVAIREEQDIVYREPTPPKSGSGEALEQGDWSEAVDPTPTLLFRYSAVTFNGHRIHYDYPYVTGTEGYSGLVVHGPLIATLNLRAFCRAHPDKTLRRFAYRGVRPLIAPQPFEVGGRVSETGVAQLWAGNADGLAQKAEVFFE